One Danio rerio strain Tuebingen ecotype United States chromosome 13, GRCz12tu, whole genome shotgun sequence DNA window includes the following coding sequences:
- the acoxl gene encoding acyl-coenzyme A oxidase-like protein isoform X4, whose translation MLLSSIDQMPSSSLARYLDGEFWEIKDAFRDAISKSDLFQSSCYERTLDQNRDLTADRLYHILRQPVMKEHLKNQLKEKQKGFINKSMSITEVVCAADMNTGVKLGVVCGLYGGAVNNLGSPEQKIKFYLPVSELQFTGMFAMTERGHGSNVRGIITEARYDQPTQEFIIHTPSEDAHKMYIGNAMKGNFAAVFAQLIINGESQGPHCFVVPIRDENGVMWPGVTVSDMKHKEGLHGVDNGILIFDNVRIPRENLLGKFGSVSADGLYSSPALRGNRFNAMLAALTPTRLGLTVQAMAAMKLGLIIAVCYSHSCRFSICKAALRTHTSEEEQSYQKTRLSAQGLARCERETAVRALSHHTSHLYYDTHHKTSTLSEHRLNCTAVKLQTATGQPSGARTSDGDTSIAESSDG comes from the exons ATGTTGTTATCATCCATAGACCAAATGCCATCCAGCAGCCTCGCCAGATATCTAGATGGGGAGTTCTGGGAGATTAAAGATGCTTTTCGCGACGCGATTTCAAAGAGTGATCTGTTTCAGTCCAGCTG TTATGAACGGACTCTGGATCAGAACAGAGATCTGACTGCAGACAGACTCTATCACATCTTAAGACAGCCAGTCATGAAGGAACATCTTAAAAACCAG CTAAAGGAGAAGCAAAAAGGCTTCATAAACAAGAGTATGAGCATCACAGAAGTCGTCTGCGCTGCCGACATGAACACGGGGGTCAAG CTCGGTGTTGTGTGTGGACTGTACGGAGGTGCTGTCAATAATCTGGGCAGTCCAGAGCAGAAGATCAAGTTTTATCTCCCTGTTTCA GAGTTACAGTTCACGGGGATGTTTGCTATGACTGAGAGAGGTCACGGCAGCAACGTTCGAGGCATTATCACCGAGGCCCGATATGATCAGCCCACACAG GAGTTTATTATCCACACACCTTCCGAAGACGCTCACAAAATGTATATCGGGAACGCAATGAAAGGAAACTTTGCTGCTGTATTTGCTCAGCTCATTATTAATGGAGAATCTCAGG GTCCTCATTGCTTTGTTGTACCAATCCGCGATGAGAACGGAGTCATGTGGCCTGGAGTGACCGTCTCTGATATGAAGCACAAGGAAG GGCTGCATGGAGTTGATAATGGCATTTTGATTTTTGATAATGTTCGGATACCAAGGGAAAATCTCCTGGGAAA GTTTGGCTCAGTGTCAGCAGATGGTTTGTACTCGTCTCCTGCTCTTAGAGGTAATCGATTTAATGCAATGCTGGCGGCTCTGACACCAACCCGTCTCGGCCTCACCGTACAAGCCATGGCTGCTATGAAG TTGGGGCTCATCATTGCTGTTTGCTACAGTCACAG TTGCAGGTTTTCCATTTGCAAAGCAGCTCTGCGCACCCACACATCAGAGGAGGAACAAAGTTACCAAAAAACACGTCTGAGCGCTCAAGGCCTCGCCAGGTGTGAGAGAGAAACCGCAGTTCGAGCTCTCAGCCACCACACCTCCCATCTTTATTACGACACGCACCACAAAACCAGCACGCTTTCTGAACACCGCTTAAACTGTACTGCAGTGAAACTACAGACAGCGACTGGTCAACCATCAGGTGCTCGTACATCTGATGGAGACACCTCCATTGCTGAGTCTTCCGACGGGTAA